One Hyphomicrobium sp. CS1GBMeth3 DNA window includes the following coding sequences:
- a CDS encoding RNA-binding protein translates to MADRRRQLDDAEPAGHSSSQRLCAATREALDPALLIRFVADPDGGVVPDLARRLPGRGVWVKADKATVAQAVRNNVFARSLKRSVKADPALAERVEHLLEKRALEALALANKAGLVTTGFQQVDELIASGAAIGLVQAGDAAEGGREKLARKFAAVARAAGREAAVVTSLSTEQLSLAMGRSNVVHAALIKGGAAERFMEEAERLSRYRLGTATSRGPENAQDLEV, encoded by the coding sequence TTGGCTGACCGCCGCCGCCAGCTTGATGACGCCGAGCCTGCTGGTCATTCCAGCAGCCAGCGCCTCTGCGCGGCCACACGGGAGGCACTCGATCCCGCGCTCCTGATCCGGTTTGTCGCCGATCCGGACGGTGGCGTCGTTCCGGATCTGGCGCGGCGCCTACCCGGTCGCGGCGTCTGGGTGAAAGCCGACAAGGCGACCGTCGCCCAGGCAGTCCGTAACAACGTTTTCGCGAGGAGCCTCAAGCGCTCGGTCAAGGCCGATCCGGCGCTCGCCGAGCGCGTCGAGCATTTGCTCGAGAAGCGTGCACTGGAAGCTCTGGCCCTCGCCAACAAAGCGGGGCTCGTGACGACGGGCTTTCAGCAGGTGGACGAGCTCATTGCCTCGGGGGCGGCCATCGGTCTTGTTCAGGCCGGCGACGCCGCTGAGGGCGGCCGCGAGAAGCTCGCCCGGAAATTTGCTGCGGTTGCACGTGCCGCGGGGCGCGAAGCGGCTGTGGTAACCAGTCTATCGACAGAACAATTGAGCTTGGCCATGGGGCGGTCAAATGTGGTACATGCTGCCCTCATAAAAGGCGGGGCCGCCGAGCGATTTATGGAAGAGGCCGAGCGGCTCTCCCGCTACCGGTTGGGCACCGCCACATCCCGCGGGCCGGAAAATGCCCAGGATTTAGAGGTTTAA
- the rimP gene encoding ribosome maturation factor RimP, with product MHRVMQGTNDRFIQETGLASEIAQLVEPVLESLGFRLVRIEISGRDGKTLQIMAERPDGSMTIEDCEAVSKAVSPVLDVADIVSDSYRLEISSPGIDRPLVRPSDFVDWAGSEAKIELKLPVDGRRRFRGHLEGFEDGEVLIEADLGEEGRKVIGLAVDMIASARLVLTDELIREALARAKAKGKGQLGDGAEADPDDLKTDDVEGL from the coding sequence ATGCACCGGGTTATGCAAGGTACGAACGACCGTTTCATCCAGGAGACTGGTCTCGCATCGGAAATCGCGCAGCTCGTCGAGCCCGTGCTCGAGAGCCTTGGATTCCGGCTTGTGCGTATCGAAATATCTGGGCGTGACGGCAAGACCTTGCAGATCATGGCCGAACGGCCAGACGGCTCGATGACGATCGAGGATTGCGAGGCGGTTTCGAAGGCCGTCTCTCCGGTGCTCGACGTCGCTGACATCGTCAGCGACAGCTACCGGCTCGAGATCTCGTCGCCGGGGATTGACCGGCCGCTGGTCAGGCCTTCGGATTTTGTCGATTGGGCGGGCTCGGAAGCCAAGATCGAGCTGAAGTTGCCCGTCGATGGGCGCCGCCGCTTTCGCGGGCACCTCGAGGGCTTCGAGGACGGCGAAGTGCTGATCGAAGCCGATCTCGGCGAAGAGGGCCGCAAGGTCATTGGATTAGCGGTCGACATGATCGCCAGCGCGCGGCTGGTGTTGACCGACGAATTGATCCGCGAGGCGCTGGCCCGCGCCAAGGCGAAGGGCAAAGGACAACTCGGAGACGGCGCGGAAGCCGATCCGGATGATTTGAAGACCGACGACGTGGAGGGTCTCTGA
- the nusA gene encoding transcription termination factor NusA translates to MAGVAGISANRLELLQIADAVAREKTIDRKIVIQAMEDAIQKAAKSRYGTENDIRCEIDPRTGETRLSRVLAVVDEVENEATQITLEDAKRRNPEAKVGDLIAESLPPLDFGRVAAQNAKQVIVQKVREAERDRQFNEYKDRVGEIVNGTVKRAEYGNVIVDLGRAEGIIRRDEMIPRENVRYGDRIRAYIYDVRREQRGPQIFLSRARPEFMSKLFAQEVPEIYDGTVEIKSVARDPGSRAKIAVISRDSSIDPVGACVGMRGARVQAVVNELQGEKVDIIQWNNDAASFIVNALAPAEVSKVVLDEDSNRIEVVVPESQLSLAIGRRGQNVRLASQLTGWDIDILTEQEESERRQKEFAERSQVFMDALDVDEVIAQLLVTEGFASVEEVAYVELSEIAHIEGFDENTAEEIQTRAREYLEKIEAERDARRRELGVSDELTKVEGVTTAMLVAFGENGIKTLEDLADCATDDLVGWTERSKDKDVEPVRHKGVLEGFELGRKEAEDLIMAARVLAGWITAEDLQPAAEEGAETEAADGSEAAEPASEA, encoded by the coding sequence ATGGCAGGCGTAGCAGGCATCAGTGCCAACAGGCTCGAGCTTCTGCAGATTGCAGACGCCGTCGCGCGGGAAAAGACCATCGACCGCAAGATCGTGATCCAGGCCATGGAGGATGCGATCCAGAAGGCTGCGAAATCGCGCTACGGCACCGAGAACGATATCCGCTGCGAGATCGATCCCAGGACCGGCGAGACGCGCCTTTCTCGCGTGCTCGCGGTCGTCGACGAGGTCGAGAACGAGGCGACGCAGATCACGCTCGAAGACGCGAAGCGCCGCAACCCCGAAGCGAAGGTCGGCGATCTCATTGCCGAGAGCCTGCCGCCGCTCGATTTCGGCCGTGTGGCGGCGCAGAACGCCAAGCAGGTCATCGTGCAGAAGGTGCGCGAGGCGGAGCGCGACCGGCAGTTCAACGAGTACAAGGATCGCGTCGGCGAGATCGTCAACGGCACGGTCAAGCGCGCCGAATACGGTAACGTCATCGTCGATCTCGGCCGTGCTGAGGGCATCATCCGCCGCGACGAGATGATCCCGCGCGAGAACGTACGCTACGGCGACCGCATCCGCGCCTACATCTACGACGTGCGCCGCGAGCAGCGCGGGCCGCAGATCTTCCTATCTCGTGCGCGCCCAGAGTTCATGAGCAAGCTCTTCGCGCAGGAGGTGCCGGAGATCTACGACGGCACCGTCGAGATCAAGTCGGTGGCGCGCGACCCCGGCTCACGCGCCAAGATCGCCGTCATCTCGCGCGACAGCTCGATCGATCCGGTCGGCGCGTGCGTCGGTATGCGCGGCGCCCGCGTGCAGGCGGTCGTCAACGAGCTGCAGGGCGAGAAGGTCGACATCATCCAGTGGAACAACGACGCGGCGAGCTTCATCGTCAACGCGCTGGCGCCTGCCGAAGTGTCCAAGGTCGTGCTCGATGAAGATTCGAACCGCATCGAGGTGGTGGTGCCGGAGAGCCAGCTCTCGCTCGCCATCGGCCGGCGCGGCCAGAACGTGCGTCTTGCCTCGCAGCTCACGGGCTGGGACATCGACATCCTGACCGAGCAGGAAGAGAGCGAGCGGCGTCAGAAGGAGTTCGCGGAGCGCTCGCAGGTGTTCATGGATGCCCTCGACGTGGACGAGGTCATCGCGCAGCTGCTCGTCACCGAGGGCTTCGCCTCGGTCGAGGAGGTCGCCTACGTCGAGCTCTCGGAGATCGCCCACATCGAGGGCTTCGACGAGAACACGGCGGAAGAGATCCAGACGCGTGCGCGCGAGTATCTCGAGAAGATCGAGGCCGAACGCGATGCGCGCCGGCGCGAGCTCGGCGTTTCCGATGAACTCACCAAGGTCGAGGGCGTGACGACGGCCATGCTGGTTGCCTTCGGCGAGAACGGCATCAAGACGCTCGAGGATCTCGCTGACTGCGCCACCGACGATCTCGTTGGCTGGACCGAGCGCTCGAAGGACAAGGACGTGGAGCCGGTGCGCCACAAGGGCGTGCTCGAAGGCTTCGAGTTGGGTCGCAAGGAGGCCGAGGACTTGATCATGGCGGCGCGTGTGCTCGCCGGCTGGATCACGGCCGAGGACCTTCAGCCTGCGGCCGAAGAGGGCGCCGAGACTGAGGCGGCCGACGGATCCGAGGCTGCCGAGCCCGCCTCGGAAGCCTAA
- a CDS encoding tRNA (guanine(46)-N(7))-methyltransferase TrmB translates to MDPASEKSSHPEAAEIRSFGRRRGRKLSARQERLLTELLPRVAIDPSGPAPTDITALFPPGTSAFWLEIGFGGAEHLIWQAEANPNVGLIGCEPFEEGLVKALTAVDDKGLGNIRLLGDDVRPLLRWLPEASLDRAFILFPDPWPKKRHRKRRLFSPDLLRLLARVMKPGAELRFASDIGDYAGTALYAVQQTPFFRWTADRPADWRQRPADWPGTRYEVKAGREGRRCYFLRFIRV, encoded by the coding sequence GTGGATCCGGCTTCTGAAAAATCCTCTCATCCAGAAGCGGCGGAGATCCGTTCGTTCGGACGCCGCCGCGGTCGCAAGCTCAGCGCGCGTCAGGAGCGCTTGCTAACGGAGCTCCTGCCGCGGGTCGCGATCGACCCCAGTGGTCCGGCGCCGACCGACATCACGGCGCTGTTTCCGCCAGGGACCTCCGCCTTTTGGCTCGAGATCGGGTTCGGCGGGGCGGAGCATTTGATCTGGCAGGCGGAGGCAAATCCGAATGTCGGCCTCATCGGCTGTGAGCCGTTCGAGGAGGGGCTGGTCAAGGCTCTGACGGCGGTCGACGACAAGGGGCTCGGCAACATCCGTCTTCTCGGTGATGACGTACGGCCGCTCTTGCGATGGTTGCCGGAGGCATCTCTCGATCGCGCCTTCATTCTGTTTCCCGATCCCTGGCCGAAGAAGCGGCATCGCAAGCGGCGGCTCTTCTCGCCGGATCTGCTGCGACTTCTGGCCCGCGTGATGAAGCCCGGCGCGGAGCTGCGGTTCGCCTCCGATATCGGCGACTACGCAGGCACGGCGCTGTACGCCGTGCAACAAACACCGTTCTTCCGCTGGACTGCAGACCGGCCGGCAGATTGGCGGCAGCGGCCGGCGGACTGGCCGGGGACGCGTTATGAGGTCAAAGCCGGCCGGGAGGGCCGTCGCTGCTATTTCCTGCGGTTTATCCGGGTGTGA